The Lewinella sp. 4G2 nucleotide sequence GTTTTGGCATTAGTTGGATCGACTGGCGTGACTGGGGCGACGCCACGAATGACCAGTGGACGAACTCCATCATCCCCGACGCCATGGCACAAGATTACTGGTGGGGCAACGCGGTAAGTACGGCCAATCTTGTTCCGGAGGGAGCCGTAAAGGCCTTCCCCAACCCCGCCACGGAATTGGTGCAGTTGGAACTACCCGTAGCCCTCCGTGGCCCCGTTTCCCTGCGCATCGTTGACGCCGCGGGCCGGGCGGTGCGCGCTTACGATCGCAACGCGAATGGCGGCCAACTCTCGCTTCCGGTGGCCGATCTGCTGGCGGGTGTATATACGATTCACGTACTGGGAGACGAGCACCGCGCCACGGTACGGTTCGTACGGTTGTAAACCATAAATTTGGGCATGACGAATCTTGCTCAAATCACCGCCAATACCGCGCAAGAACTACGGGACTGGCTGGAGGCAAATCACCAGCAATCGGAAAGCGTTTGGCTCGTCCGCCACAAAAAGGGTAGGGGCGCTACCTACCTGGAATACCCGGACATCGTGGACGAACTCCTCTGCTACGGCTGGGTCGATAGCCTACCGCGTGCCCTGGATGAGGACCGGACGATGCTACGGATCAGCCCCCGTAACCCCAAGAGTAATTGGTCGGGCATCAATAAGGAAAAGGTGGCCCGCCTGGAAATTGAAGGCCGAATGCAACCAGCCGGCCGCCGTCTGGTGGAACTCGCTAAAGCCGGTGGGCAGTGGACCTTCCTCGACGACGTGGAAGCCCTCGTCATTCCACCGGATCTCCGAACAGCATTGGATAGCACAGGTAAAGCCGCCTATTTCTGGGAGCGCTTCCCCCCGAGCTCCAAGCGCGGTATCCTGGAGTGGATCAAAACGGCCAGGACGGCGACGACCCGGGCGAAACGGATTCGGGAAACGGCGGCAAAGGCGGCGGAGAACCGGAAGGCTAATTTCCCGGCGGGGCGGGATGCGGGGCCGAAGGGGTGATGGCACCAGCCAGTATCTGCGATTGATGATCGAGCGAATCAGGCCACTTCCATCTTTACCGGTAGAAGTGAGCCTTTGGGAGCACCACAGGTCCAGCAAACGTAGTCTGCCGGTAGAAGATCTATATCTGTTCCGGGGAGGATGCCCTGGTCGCTATCCCCCAGCGCGGGGTCGTACACACTTTGACACTCATCACACTCGTATACCGCCGCGACTGCGGGAGTTGGTTCCGTACGGTTCTTGGTACTCACTACTTCATCCCCCCGTTCGTTTAGTTGCTCAAAGTATAGACGGCTCAACTCCGTGATTAATTCAACCAATTCGGATCGGTCCACCTGGCGCGCATATTCCTTGTATTCAAGGGTGTTGGGGTCGAAATTACGCGCGTAACGCAAGTTGTAAGTGGGGCGCATGGCGTAGCCATCAATTAAGCCACCGGCTTGTTCGGGGTCGATGACAATACTGGTCAGTGGGCGGGAGTAAGAGCTGCTGATGCCAAAGGTGAGCCCGTAAGTACTGATGTCCCGCTGGTCAAAGGCCCGAACGAGGTAGCGCTTCAGGTTGAGTGCTTCGGGGTTAGCGACGGGGAGGTGCCAATTCAATTCCACGCTGCTGTGGCGGGCGTTTATGCCAAAGCGGCCAAGTAATTTTTCCCACTCAATGCGGCGGCTGGCGGGCAGGCCACTAATGATGAAACTCTTCCAGGTAGTGATGCAGATCTTACCGATCCGTTGGTCGAGGCAGAGGTGGCAGGTCGCTTCGAGGAAGTCAAGGTCGTACCAATTATTGCGCCAGTACAGCCCGAGCCAGTAACTATTGGCGTCCAGACGGTTCATCCCTTCGTAAAATGGGAATGGGTAGAAAGGGATACTGAGTTCCTTCTCCACGTTACGTAATTTGAGGTCGTTACCCCGGTTAGCGGCAACGATAACTTCTTCGATCGTCTCCATCTCCGGGTACTCCTCAATGGCTCGGGCCACGGTTGCGAGGTCCCAGCTGTGAATCAGGGCGGGGAACTGTTCCTGTTCGCTCCACGCCGGTAGCCGAACGTAAAGGAACCAGTAGTCCTCCCGGTCCGAGGCAATGAAGTTGAGGTGGCCACCGAACAAGGGCGTAAGCCGCTGGCGAGGGTCCGTGATGTTGATCTCCAACTTTGGAGCGTAGTTGAATTGCTCCAGGATGTAGAGGTAGGACGAGCTGGTCAACCACGCCGTTTTGCCAAAGATGTCCGCGCTGACGTAACTGCACACAATGTTTGCGTGCTCGCTCGTTTCGAGGGATTCAGGGTTTAAGTCGGCGAACTGCTTCATTACGCTGGCCGGTGGTGCCGGACAATTCAGTAAAATATCCTGTCGGGAACCAAAGTGGAAACCATCCTGACCCAGCGTCCGGGCCAGTTCGATGATACGGAGTAGTTCGGCGGGGGCAAGGATGCCTCCCTTGACGGCAATACGGTAAAGCGACTGGTGGCGGGTACTGGTCATGATTTGGCAAGTTGAGCGTTAAGGATACTCTGCACCTGAGGTTTACAGCTTCCACAACCAAGGCCCGCCCCCGTATGGGTACACAGTGCGGCAAACTCCGTCACTCCGCCCCGAACGGCGTTGATGAGGTTCCCCTCCCCGGTATTGTTACAACTACAGACGATTGGGCCAATGGGCGGTTCGGGTACCTTCCCCGACCGAAGCAGTTCCGTGCGTTTGTCGGAGA carries:
- a CDS encoding YdeI family protein codes for the protein MTNLAQITANTAQELRDWLEANHQQSESVWLVRHKKGRGATYLEYPDIVDELLCYGWVDSLPRALDEDRTMLRISPRNPKSNWSGINKEKVARLEIEGRMQPAGRRLVELAKAGGQWTFLDDVEALVIPPDLRTALDSTGKAAYFWERFPPSSKRGILEWIKTARTATTRAKRIRETAAKAAENRKANFPAGRDAGPKG
- a CDS encoding rubredoxin, producing the protein MTSTRHQSLYRIAVKGGILAPAELLRIIELARTLGQDGFHFGSRQDILLNCPAPPASVMKQFADLNPESLETSEHANIVCSYVSADIFGKTAWLTSSSYLYILEQFNYAPKLEINITDPRQRLTPLFGGHLNFIASDREDYWFLYVRLPAWSEQEQFPALIHSWDLATVARAIEEYPEMETIEEVIVAANRGNDLKLRNVEKELSIPFYPFPFYEGMNRLDANSYWLGLYWRNNWYDLDFLEATCHLCLDQRIGKICITTWKSFIISGLPASRRIEWEKLLGRFGINARHSSVELNWHLPVANPEALNLKRYLVRAFDQRDISTYGLTFGISSSYSRPLTSIVIDPEQAGGLIDGYAMRPTYNLRYARNFDPNTLEYKEYARQVDRSELVELITELSRLYFEQLNERGDEVVSTKNRTEPTPAVAAVYECDECQSVYDPALGDSDQGILPGTDIDLLPADYVCWTCGAPKGSLLPVKMEVA